A window of Massilia sp. NR 4-1 genomic DNA:
CTCGTTCGGATCGTCGCGTTGCAAGAGCCAGTCGATGTTGCCGTCGGGGCGGGCGATGAAGCCATCCAGGCTGGTGGCGATGAAAATGTGTGCAGTGGTCATGGCGTTCCTTTATTTATACAGCGTATATTTTAACACGCGATAAAGGACAGGGCAGCGATACAGTCATCGAGAAAATTAGCTTGCCAGCCGCCTGCCTTCGAACAGGTCTTTCATTTCGCGCAGGCCGGCGGTCAGGCATTCCACCGTTGCCGATACCCGGGGCACGCCGCGCAGTTGGCTTGGCGTGAGCAGCCATAGCTGTGAGCGAAACTCCGTCAGCAGCGGGGAAACACGCCGCAGGTGGGGGCTGGTGTCGCCCAGGTGGCAGGGCAGGATGCCGACGCCCAGGCCTTCTTCCAGCAGCCGGTAGACTGCCAGCGTGCTGGAACAGCGCACCGCCGCGCGCCGCATCAGTCCTTGCGCCTGCAGCCATTGCGACGATGCCAGATGCCCCAGCGATTCATCGACGGTGATCCAGGTTTGCTCGTGCAGGTTCTCTTCCGAAACACTAGGCCAGTTCACGGGAGCGTAGATGGCCACCTCGATATTGCACACCACGCGGCCGATCAGATCACCATCCGGCTCGCCGCCGGAGCGCAGGGCGATATCGGCTTCGCGCTGGCGCATTTTGGCCAGGCCTTCCCCGGTGGTGAGATTGATCGTGACCTGCGGCAGCTCGCGCCGGCAGCGGGCCAATAACGGCGGCACGATGCGGGGGATCAGCACTTCGGTGGTGGTCAGCGTCAGGCGTCCGGCGGCGCCCAATTCGGCATCGCGTTCCAGGTCGCGCAGGCGCTGGTCGAACTCTTCGGCCAACGCCAGCAGCTCCGCCGCCGCGGCGGTCGGACGGTAGCCCTGGCGGCTGCGCTCAAACAAGGTGGCGCCCAAGCCGGCCTCGATGTCGCGGATGCGGCGGAACAGGGTGGGATGGCTGGAGCCCAATGCTTCGGCTGCCTTCGACAGGGAGCCGTGACGGGCTACTGCCAGGATGACCTGGTAGTCGTTCCAGGCCAGGCTGCTGGTATTCATCAACAATGCTCCTTGGGCGCGGCGTCGGGTAATGAGGTGGCGCATCGTAGCATTCTTTTTGCTATCCGCATCCGTGATGTTCATTCCTGAAACCGTGTTGTTCACTTCCGGCCTGTCGCCCTTTGCTGCGGCTGGTGACAATAGCGCCATCGAAACCCATTGTGAAAGGAAGAACTATGTACCGTAAGCTCCTGCTGGCATTCGCATTATTGGCCGGCGTCGCCACGCACGCGGCGGCCTGCAATACGCCCGAGGCCAAACAATTCGATTTCTGGGTCGGCAATTGGGAAGCGGTCGACCGCGACGGCAAGCTGCTGGGGCATACGTTGATCGAAAAGATCGAACAAGGCTGCGTGCTGCAGGAATGGTGGCGCGGTAATGGTCCGGAAAACGGCGCCGGCACCAGCCTCAGCATGTATGACCGCAAACACAAGCTGTGGCGCCATGTGTGGGCCAGCGCGCGCGGCAACTTCGCGCCGATCGATGGCGGCTGGCAGGGCGACCGCATGCTGATGACCGGCTATTTCATCAACGATAAGGGCGAGCGCGAGTTCCACCGCACCGTCTGGAAGCCGATTCCCGGCGGCGTGCACCATGTCTGGGATGCGAGTACCGATGGCGGCGCGACCTGGACCATCCTTCACGAAGCATGGCTGCGCCGTACCGACAAGGTGCTTGTGAAGTAATCGAATTCAAAGCACTATCTGCCTTCATCAGTACTTGATGACAAACCGTGGCAACCTGATTGGCAAATTTTCAACTTGTATGGCTGCCAGCTGGGACATTTTGTCTCGATGTATGGAAATTGCTTTTATGTAGTATGCAAGGATGCGCAGCAACACCATCCTTGCATGGCAGCCGCTGACGTTTTCTACTCTCTCATCTGCATTCGGCAAATCACGCCGCTGGATGCAGCGTTTTGAGGTAGTGCTCCTCATGATAGACAGTGTCAAGTAATAACCTGGAAATACTCAAAATAATGGATTGGATTCCTATAGTCTTCGTTACGTTCAAGTTTCTCGTACTTGGCACGGGCATGTTCTTTGCCATTAAGTGGCATTACGATCAAGGAAAGAGGAATGAGAAGGAGGCGCGCGCGGTGCTGCGCGCGGGCGGCAAGGTAGCCGCAGTTTTCGTGCTATTGCTCCTGGGGCTGGGGCTCATCACCTTCGACCTTGTCAGGATGTTCGGTTTGGATGTGACCTTCCCATGATGGCAAAAAATAGTTGGCCGATATCCAGCGGCACAGAGAAAACTTTAACGCATCGGACGGTTTGTGTCAGCTCAGGCCTGAGCTAGTACAGTTAAGGCTCGTTGCCGGTCTGTCGCGGCAGGCGCGGAATGGTGGCGTCGGCTGGACTGTCGGCGCAGGCCTGCTCCACATATGCCGCCAGCGTGGCGACTGTCGGGCTTTCGAAGACCACGCGCAGCGGGAAGGCGATGGGCCAGGCGCGGCGGATCAGCGTGGCCAGCCGCGTGGCGGCCAGCGAATGGCCGCCGAGATCGGCGAAGAAGTCCTGGTCGATGCTGTCCGGGTATGCGCCCAGCACCTGGGCGAACAGCGCGGCGATGGTCTGCTCGGCCGGCGAGCGCGGGGCGCGTAGCGGCTGCGCTGCGGCCACCGGCTGCTCGGGCAGCCGCAGCGCGCTCCGATCCAGCTTGCCGGCGGCGTTGAGGGGCAGTTCCGCGAGCGTGCAAATGCGGTCCGGGATCATGTAATGGGGCAGCGCTTCGCGCAGCCAGCCGCGCAGCAGTTCTGGATCGCATTCCGCGCCGCTGGCGGGGACGACAAAAGCGGCCAGGCGTTCGCCGTAGTCCCGCTCGCGCGACAGCCACAAGGCGCGCAGCTTTTCATGGGCCGGACTCATTTCACCGCCGTCACGACGGCCATCGAATCGGCCCACCAGTACTGGCAGTCCGGCGGCGGACGCAGGCCGCGCACGAGCGTCACCGAAAACGACGAGAAGTGCTCCAGCAGCAGCCGCTGGTGCCGGCGCGACAGCGAGTCGATCTCGTTGCTGTAATAGGTGAACACGCCGCCGGGCCGCAGCAGGCGCTGGGCGGTGGGGAAGAACGAGGCCGCGAAGGTCGGCGAGCCGGCGACCTCGGTACTGTACTCTTCCTCGGAAGTGGGATAGGTGTCGAACAGCACGCCGTCGAAAGAGCCGGGTTCGAATATCCAGTCCTGCCAGCGGCTGGGGACGGCCGTGATGGCGGCCCCGGGGCGCTGGGCGCGCCACTGCGCGAGCCGCGCCAGGACTTCGGGGTGGCATTCGACGATCGTGTGGGCGCGCACGCCGCATTCCTGCAGCAGCGTAGCCGAGATGCCCATGCCGAAACCAATTTCGGCGATATCGCCGCCGGACTTGGCCGCAGCGCTGGCCAGGGCTTGCATCAGCGGCCGCTCCCATTCCTGCATCACTTGCTGGCCGTCGATCAGCAGCTCGCGCGCCGACCAGGCGGCCGTACTGGCTTCCCAGCCGCCTTCCATCTCGGGCCGTGCCGAGCCGGCGACGCAGCGGCGGGCAATGGCGTCAATGGCTGTCAGGTCGGCGACGGTTTCATCGAGCGTCCGTTGCAGCAGCCAGTTGCGCTGGGCGGGCTGTGGCGCCGGGGCGAAGCCGGGCTGCTGGAAATTCAGGTACAGCTGGAATTGGGGAGTGTTGCGCCACATGGTCTGGCTCCGGATCTGGTCTTGGTCGGTTTCGAAGCGGTACAGGAAGTCCGCTTCGGACGGGCTGAGTTGTTCCAGCCGCCATTGCAGCAGCGCGGACTGCCCGTCCGCTGCAGTGGGGCAGCGCAGCAGCGTGGCCGCCGCCGCGCGCACGCCGGGGTGGCGCAGCAGTGCGGCTTCGATTTCTCCCAGCTCGATGCGATAGCCGCGCAGCTTGATCTGCTGGTCGGCCCGGCCCAGGTAGTCAAGCTGGCCATCGGCGCGATGGCGCGCGCGGTCGCCGCTGGCATACAGCCGGCCCGGCCCGAAGGGATTGGGAACGAAGCGGCGCGCGGTCAGCGCCGCGTCATGCAGATAGCCGCGCGCCAGTCCCGCTCCGCCCAGATACAGTTCGCCGGGCAAGCCTGGCGGCACAAGCTGCATGGCGCCGTCCAGCACATACGCGCTGTTGCCGGCGATCGGCCGGCCGATGGGCGGCGCGGCCAGCGGCGATGCATCGGGCGCCAGATGCGCGGCGGCGGCGGTAATCGTGGCCTCGGTCGGACCGTAGGCGTTGATAAGCTGGACTGCGGGCAGTGTCTGCGCCAGCCGCGCGGCCAAGGCGGCCGGCAGCGCTTCGCCGCCAACAAGGATGCGGCGTAGCGTGGTGCAGGCGGCAAAGCCTTCATGGTCGAGCAGCACGGCCAGCAGCGAAGGGAAGACGTCGAGCAGGGTCACGCCGTGGCTCTGGATAAGGCGGACCAGTTCATCGGCATCGCGGCCCTGGTCGCGGGCCAGGACGACTTCGGCGCCCGCCGCGAGTCCGCACAGCAGCTCCGACAGCGCGGCGTCGAAACTGAAGGAGTATTTTTGCAGCACCACATCGGCCGGCGTCAGCTCCAGCGCTGTCCGCAGCCAGTGCACCTGGTTGGCGAGCGCGCCATGTTCGATCAGGACGCCTTTCGGCATGCCGGTCGAGCCGGAGGTGTAGATCAGCGCCGCGAGGCGTTGCGGCGGGATTGGTCGCGCCGGCATCACCTCCGCATCCGCCAGGGCCTCGCGCCACCAGGGCGCATCGTCGAGCAAGGCCTCCGGCGCGGCTTCGACCAGGAGCGCCGCCGCGCGCTGGGAGGGTAGCGCCGGGTCGAGATAGACGAAGGCCGCTTCCGCGCGCCAGGCCGCCAGGATGGCGACGGCGGTGTCCAGACCATCTGCCAAGCGGATGGCGACCACCCGCTCGGGGCCGGCGCCGCGCGCGCGCAGGAGCGTGGCCAGCTGCCCGCAGCGGCGGTCGAGTTCTGCGTAGCTCAGGCGGGCCTGCGGCGAGGTCAGGGCGGTGCGCTCGCCAAAGCTTTCGAACGTCCAGCCGGTGCAAGGGACTTGCGTCTGGCCGGCCCAGGCGGCCAGCAGGGCCTGGTCGGCGGTGCTGGTCAGCGGCAGTGTACCGATCGGCTGGCCGGGTGCGGCGAGTATGGCGGCCAGCATGCGTTCCCAGTGATCGAGCAGGCGCGCGACGGTGGCGCCGTCGAACACATCGCAATTGAATTCGAAGCGGCTCAGCAAACCTTCGCCGCTTTCGAACAGATCGAGTGCCAGATCGACGTTGGTGGCCGTGCGCCGGTAGCCGATTTCCTCGCGCAGCGCGCTGGTACGCGCGGTGCTGTGGCGCGACTTGAAGAACTGCACCGTGGCACGGTATAGGGGATTGTGGCCCAGCGCACGGCGCGGCTGCAGGTGTTCGACCAGCCTGGCGAAGGGCAGTTGCTGGCCCGAATAGGCGGCCACGCTGGATTCGCGCGTGGCCGCCAGCACCTGCAGGAAGCTTTGTTCGGAAGTCAGGCGCACGCGCAGCAGGATGGTGTTGAGGAAGAAACCGATCAGATCCTCGGCTTCCTCCGGCGCGCGGTTGGCCATCGGCGCGCCGAGCACGAGATCGGTCTGGCCGGTATAGCGGTGCAGCAAGGCCGCAAAGGCCGCCAGCAACACCTGGAACACGGTGGCCCCGGCGCGGCGCGCCAGCTCGTACAGCGCGTCGCGCTGGGGCGCGGCCAGCAGGCGCGCGCGTACATCGGCGCGGCGGGTGGGGATGGGCGGCGGCGGCCGGTCGGCCGGCAGCGCCAGTTCCGGTGCGCCGGCGAGATAGCCGCTCCAGAACGCCAGCAGTTCGTCGAGGTGCGCGCCGCTCAATTGCGCGCGCTGCCAGCGGGCGAAGTCGGCGAACTGCACGCGCAGCGGCGCCAGCGGCACCGGCCGGCCCTGCAGGGAAGCTTGGTAGGCGGCGTTCAGGTCGCGCATCAGAATGTCGATCGACCAGCCGTCGGCCACGATGTGGTGGATCGTCAGCAGCTGGAACCAGCCGCTCGACAGGCGCAGCAGGGCGGTGCGGAATAGGGGGGCACGGCCCAGGTCAAACGGTGTTTCGGCCTGTTCGCGCGCCAGAAGCGCCGCCTGCTCCTGCTGCGCGGCGGGGGGCTCGCCGCTCAGGTCGTGCACTGGCATGGGGCCTGGGTCCACATCCTCGACCATCTGGAACGGCACGCCGTCGCGCTCGACGAAGCGGGTGCGCAAGGTTTCGTGGCGCGCGGCCAGGTAGCGCCATGCGGCGTCCCAGGCGGCGCGGTCCAGTTCCGGCGGCAGCGCCAATTGCAGGTGCAGGTGGTACGAGCTGTCCTCCGGTTCCAGCTGCTGCAGGAACCATAGGCGCTCCTGCTCGAACGAGGCTTGTTCCTCGCGCCGCCCGGCGCGGGTGAGCCGGGCCGGATGCGCCAGCCTTTCGAGCAGTTCGCGCCGTTCGGGAGAGAGATTGGCCAGGCGTTGCGCGAGGCTCACGCCGGCCCCCTTTCATCGAGCAGCGAGGAGACTTCGGCATCGGGCATGGCTTCGATCCGGTCCAACAGTTTCGCCAGTTCGGTATCGGGCTGCTCGTCGAGCGCATCGAGCGCGGCGGCCAGCGCCGCCACCGTGGGGTGGTCGAACAGGATGCGCACCGGCAGATCGCGCTGCAGCGCTTCGCGCAAGCGCGACACGACCTGGATCGCCAGCAGCGAATGGCCGCCCAGTTCAAAGAAATTGTCGTCGGCGCCGATCGGGCTTATGCCCATCAGGTCGCGCCAGAGATCGGCCACCAGCGTCTGCCGGCCGGGCGTGGGTGCGACGAATCCGGCCGACATCTCGGGCCGCTCGTGCGATGCGGAAGGCGCCGCTGCCGGTGCCGCCACGGCGGCTGGCGGCTGCAGCCAGCGTTGCAGGCGCGGGCCGAGCGGCGCGACAGAGACGATCAACTGGCGGATTTCCGGCGCGGCCAGCACCCGTTCCAGCACGTCGATGCCATCGTCGGCGCAGATCAGCGCCTCGCTGCTTGCGGCGCCCTGGGTATCGAAGCTCCAGCCATCCCAGTTGACGCTGAGCCAGCGCGTAGCGCCGGACTGCTGCGCCGCCAGCGCGTCGAGCATCGCATTGGCGGCCGCATACGGACCGAAGCCGATGCCGCCCAGCACCGCCGAGATGGACGACATCAGGCAGATGAAGCCGGGCGGGTCGTCGCGCAGCGCCTCGGCCAGCAGGCGCGCGGCGCGCGGCTTGGCCGCGAAATGCGCTTCGGAGACGTCGCGGCCGATGTCCGCAAAGCCGGGGAAGTAGGCGGCGGCCGTCAAGCCGGCGGCATGGAAAACGCCGTGGATCTTGCCGCCTTGTGCGCGCGCCTCGGCAACCAGGCGCGCCACGTCGGCCGCTACGCCGCCGTCGCCGCTGCACAGCACGACCTTGGTGCCCATGGCCTCGATCATGCGCAGCCGGCCGAGGCGCGGGTCGCTGCTGCCGTCCCATTGCGTGCGCGGCGGCATGGCGCGGCGGCCCGTCAGCACCACCGTGGCGGCGCCGCGCCGCGCCAGGAATTCGGCGATCAGCAGGCCGATCTTGCCCAGGCCGCCCGTGATGAGGTAGCAGCCTTCAAACGCCGGCGCCAGCGCCGGCTGCACCGGGGCCAGCGGCGCCGGTTCAAATGTCAGCACCCAGCGCTGCGCGCCGCGGTAGGCGATCCAGGGCGCCGCCTGCGGCAGCGCCTCGGCCAGCAGGGCCGCCGCGTGCGCACCGCCGAAAAGCGATAGCGCAGCCGCATCGAGGTCGATCAGGCGGCAGCTGAGTTGCGGATATTCCTGCGCGGCGGCGATGGCCAGGCCGATGACAGCGGCCCGCTCCGGCTCGATCTCACGCTCACGCGGCGCCACGGCAAAGGTCCAGCGTGTCACGAACAGCACGGTGGTGGGGGCGCTGCGGCGGCTCAGGCCATGCAGCAGGGCCAGCGCGCGATAGTAAAGTTCCGTGGATGGCATATGGTCCGCGATGCCGTCCAGCGCAATCACGGTGCGGATGCCGGGCGCCAGCGCGCCCAGACCGGCGGCGCTGCTGGCACATTCGGCCGCCTGGCCGAGATCGGCCAGCGTTTCGGACAGGGCGGCCACCTGCTGGTCCGCGCCGCCGACGATGGCCCAGCCATCCGCATAGTCGGCCGGCAGCGGCGTGGCCGGCGCCGTGCGCACCCAGCGCGGCTGGTAGAGCCAATCCTCCAGCGGCTGGGGCGTGGCCGCAGGCACCGGCATGGCGGCAGCCGGCGCGGCGGCGGACGGTTCGATCCAGTAGCGCTGCCGTTCGAACGGGTAGGTCGGCAGCGGCACGCGGCGGCGCCGTTCGGCGCCGTAAAACGCCGGCCAGTCTACCGCGGCGCCGGCGGTCCACAGGCTGCCCAGGGCTTGCAGTGCGATGCTGTCGTCGTCCGCCGTGTCGCGCGCATGGCGGCAGGACGAGACGACCAGGCGGCCCGGCGCGTAGGCTTCGTGCTGCCGCGCAAAGCCGGCCAGGGTTTGGCCGGGACCCACTTCCAGCAGGGCGCAGCCGGTATCGCGCAACAGATGGCCGAGGCAGTCGGCGAAGCGGACCGTCCCGCGCAGGTGGCGGCCCCAATATTCGGGGTTCTGCGCCTCATGCGGGCCGATCCAGTGGCCGCTCAGGTTGGACAGATAGGGAATCGTGGGCGCGTGCAGGCGCACCTGGGCCATGGCCTCGGCCATCGCTGCAATGGCGCCCTCGACCAGCTGCGAGTGGAAGGCGTGCGAGGTGTGCAGCGCCTGCACGGTGGCGCCTTCGCTTTCGAGCTGGCGCCGGATGTCCGCGATGGCGGCCACGCCGCCGGACAGCACGCACAGCGCCGGCCCGTTGACCGCCGCGACGTCGGCCGCGCCGGCGAAGCGCGCGAGCAGCGTCGCCTCGGACTGTGCCACCGCCAGCATCGCACCCGGTGGCGTGCTGGCCAGGATGCGGCCGCGCCGGGCGATCAGTTGCAAGGCGTCCTCCAGCGACAGCACGCCGGCCAGGCAGGCGGCCGTGTATTCGCCCACGCTGTGGCCGGCGAGGGCGGCCGGCCTGACGCCCCAATGCATCCACAGGCGCGCCAGCGCATAGCTGGCGACAAACACCGCCGCCTGCGTGACCTGGGTCTGGCGCAGCGCCTCGTCCTGCCTGGCCTCATGCATCAGCGCGCGCAGGTCGAGGCCGAGCGGTTCGCGCAATAGGCCGGCGCAATGGTCGACAATCTCCCGGTATACGGGTTCGGCGCGGTACAGGCCCGCGCCCATGCCGGGATGCTGGGCGCCCTGGCCGGGAAACAGGAAGGCCACGCCCTCGAACTTGCCATCGCGTCCGGTGCTTGCGCTGCGGCGCGGCGCGCCCTGGCGCAGCAGGGCGGCGGCGTCGCCGGCGCCGGCCGGCACGAGGATGGCGCGGCGGCATTTCATTTCGCTGCGGCCCAGTTGCAGGGTATGCGCCACGTCGGCCAGCGGCAGTCCGGGATGGGTGTCGAGATAGGCCGCGAGCCGCTCGGCCGCCGCGTCCAGCGCGCCCGGGGTGCGGGCCGAGAGCAGCAGCAGCTGGGCCGCGCGCGAGGCGCCGCCCGGTTCGACTGCCGGCGCTTCCTCCAGAATCACGTGGGCGTTGGTGCCGCCGATGCCGAAGGAGCTGACCGCCGCGCGCCGCACGCCGCATGCGGGCTGCCAGTCGCGCAGCGCGGTGTTGACGAAGAAGGGGCTGTGCTCCATATCGAGCTTGGGATTGGGGCGCTCGAAATGCAGGCTGGGCGGAATCTGGCGATGTTGCAGCGCCAGCACGCATTTGATCAGGCCGGCCACGCCAGCGGCCGAATCCATATGCCCGGTATTGGACTTGACCGAGCCCAGCGCGCAATAGCGGTGCTGCGTGCTGTGGCGCCAGGCCTGGCACAGCGCGGCGAACTCGATCGGATCGCCCAGCGGCGTGGCCGTGCCGTGCGCTTCCATCATCGTGATCGTGTCCGGCGCCACGTCCGCCATGGCCAGCGCCGTGGCGATCGCATGCGCCTGGCCGGCCACGCTGGGCGCGGTGTAGCCGACCTTGTCGGCGCCATCGTTGTTCAAGCCCCAGCCGCGGATCACGGCGCAGATCGGATCGCCGTCGGCCAGCGCGTCGGCCAGGCGCTTGAGCACCACGCAGCCGGCGCCGTTGGCGCCCACCGTGCCCATGGCGGCGGCGTCGAAGGAGCGGCAGTGGCCGTCCGGCGAGGCGATGCCGCCTTCCTCATAAAGATAGCCACGCAGCATCGGCACGCCGAGCGTGACGCCGCCGGCCAGCGCCACGTCGGATTGGTATTCGATCAGGCTCTGGCAGGCCAGGCCGACCGCGACCAGCGAGGTGGAGCAGGCCGTGCCGACCGTGATCGCCGGTCCTTTCAGGTTGAGCTTATAGGCCACCCGGGTGGCCAGGTGGTCCTTGTCGTTGCCGATCAGGATCTGGAAGCCGGTGGCGCGGCCGGCCAACTGCGGATTACCGTAGAGCTGGAAGGCATAGGTGCTCATGCTGGTGCCGGCGAACACGCCGATCATGCCCGGGTGGCGCTCGGCCACGCAGCCGGCGTCTTGCAGCGCTTCGGCGGCGCATTCGAGGAAGACGCGCTGCTGCGGGTCGAGAATCTCGGCTTCGCGCGGCGTGAAGCCGAAGAAGTCGGCGTCGAACTGCTCGATGCCGTCGACCACGCCATTCGCGCGCACATAGGCCGGATGCGCCAGCGTCTCGGCCGGCACGCCGGCCTGGCGCAGCTCCTCCTCGCTGAAGAATCGGATGCATTCGCGGCCCTGGCGCAGATTGTCCCAGAACTCGGCGACGCCGGCGGCCATGGGAAAGCGGCCGGCCATGCCGATGACCGCCACGCATTCGGATTGGTCCGTCATGTGCTCCTCCTGTGCAGGCGCTCGGCCCGCGCGCGGCGCTGCTGCGCGATGCGCTGGTCGAGCAGGTCGATGGGCGCGGGCTGGTCCGCTGCGTCCTGGGGTTGCAGCGAGGCGCGCTGCGGCTCGGCGCTGTGCTCCAGGTGGCGCGCCAGCGCCGCCACGGTCGGGAAGCGGAACAGGTCGACCATCGGCAGCGTGCGGCCCAGCAAGCCGGTCAGGCGGCTGTGAATCTGCTGCAGCAGCAGCGAATGGCCGCCCAGGTCGAAGAAATTATCGTCCAGGCCGACCCGTTCGTGCGCCAGCACTTCGCGCCAGATGGCGGCAATGATGCGCTCAAGCTCCGATTGCGGCTCGGCGAACGGGAGCTGCGCGCGCCACTCGGCGCCGTCGCCGGCCGGCAGCGCCTGGCGGTCGATCTTGCCGCTGGCCGTCAAAGGGAAGGCATCGAGCGGGATCAGTGTGGCGGGCACCATATACTCGGGCAGTTCCTGCTGCAGGAAGCGGCGCAGCGCGTGGATGTCGGCCGCCCGTTCGAGGATGGCGTAGCCCAGCAGGCGGCGCTCCTGGCCGTCGCCGGCGGCGCGCACGCAGGCATCGCGCACCAGCGGATGGCGCCGCATCACGGCCTCGATCTCGCCCAGCTCGATGCGGAAGCCGCGCAGTTTCACCTGGTGGTCGCGGCGGCCGATGAATTCGAGCGCGCCGTCGACCCGGTAGCGCACCTGGTCGCCCGTGCGGTACAGGCGCTGGCTGGAATTGGGCGGTGCGAAGGGATTGGGGATGAAACGCTGCGCGCTGAGCTCGGCATCGCCCAGATAGCCGCTGGCGACGCCATCGCCGCCGATATACAGCTCGCCAACGACGCCGGCCGGCGCCAGCTGCATTTCCGGGTCGAGCACGTAGAGCTGGGTATTGGCCAGGGCGCGCCCGATCGGCACGCGCTGGCCCAGGGGCGCGCCGCGCTCCATGCGGTGGCAGACGGCAAAGGTGGTGGCCTCGGTGGGGCCGTAACCGTTAATGAGCGTGCAGCCGGGCAGTTCGTCGAGCACGCGTTGGCACAACTGGGGCGACAGCACATCGCCGCCGGCCAGCAACTGGCGCACCCGCCACAGTGAGCCGAGCTGGGCCTCCACCATCTGGTGGAACAGGCTGGCGGTCAGCCACAGGATGGTGACACCGGCGCGCTCGATGCCGGCGCCCAGTTCTTCCAGCGAGGGCAGTCCGGGCGGCGCGATTTCGAGCCGGGCGCCGTTCAGCAGCGCGCCCCAGATTTCAAAGGTCGAGGCGTCGAACTGGAGCGGGGCGAACTGCAGCAGCACGTCGCCCGGCGTAATGCTGCAGTAATTTGTATTGCGCACCAGCCGCACCACATTGCGGTGGCTGACGCAGACGCCCTTGGGCTGGCCGGTCGAACCGGACGTGAACAGCACATAGGCCAGCGTGCCGGCGTCGGCGCCGCTGTCCGGCGCGCTGTCGTCGGCCGGCAGCTCCAGGGTGTCGAGCAGGACCGGCGCATGCGGCGCGATGGCGGCCGCGGCCGCGCCGCGCGACAGGATAAGACGCGGCGCCGCCTGCCCGATCAGCGTATCCAGCCGCGCCGGCGGATAGGCCGGGTCCAGCGGCAGGTAGGCGGCGCCGGCCTCGACGATGGCCACCACGGCCACCACCATCTCGATGCCGCGCGGCAGGCACAGGCCGACGAGATCGCCGCGCCGCACGCCTTGCTGCTGCAGCCAGCGCGCCAGCCGTGCGCTGCGCCGGGCCAGCTCGCCGTAGCTCAGGGCGCCTTCTTCGCTGTTGAGTGCGACCGCGTCCGGCGTGGCTTGCGCCTGCTGGCGGAACAGCTCGCCGAGCGTGGCTTGGCGCGGGTAGGCCGTGGCCGTATCGTTCCATTCGGTCAGCAGCAGGGCGCGCTCGCGCGGCGGCAGCAGCGGCAGCCGCGTGACCGGCGTATCGGGGCTGGCGGCAATGCTTTGCAGCAGCGTTTGCCAGTGGCCGATCAGGCGCGCGATCGTCCCGTCGGCGAACAGGTCGGTGCTGTATTCGAAAATGGCGGAGATGCCCTGCTCATCCTCGCCCAGGTAGAGGGTCA
This region includes:
- a CDS encoding phosphopantetheine-binding protein encodes the protein MSPAHEKLRALWLSRERDYGERLAAFVVPASGAECDPELLRGWLREALPHYMIPDRICTLAELPLNAAGKLDRSALRLPEQPVAAAQPLRAPRSPAEQTIAALFAQVLGAYPDSIDQDFFADLGGHSLAATRLATLIRRAWPIAFPLRVVFESPTVATLAAYVEQACADSPADATIPRLPRQTGNEP
- a CDS encoding class I SAM-dependent methyltransferase, translating into MSLAQRLANLSPERRELLERLAHPARLTRAGRREEQASFEQERLWFLQQLEPEDSSYHLHLQLALPPELDRAAWDAAWRYLAARHETLRTRFVERDGVPFQMVEDVDPGPMPVHDLSGEPPAAQQEQAALLAREQAETPFDLGRAPLFRTALLRLSSGWFQLLTIHHIVADGWSIDILMRDLNAAYQASLQGRPVPLAPLRVQFADFARWQRAQLSGAHLDELLAFWSGYLAGAPELALPADRPPPPIPTRRADVRARLLAAPQRDALYELARRAGATVFQVLLAAFAALLHRYTGQTDLVLGAPMANRAPEEAEDLIGFFLNTILLRVRLTSEQSFLQVLAATRESSVAAYSGQQLPFARLVEHLQPRRALGHNPLYRATVQFFKSRHSTARTSALREEIGYRRTATNVDLALDLFESGEGLLSRFEFNCDVFDGATVARLLDHWERMLAAILAAPGQPIGTLPLTSTADQALLAAWAGQTQVPCTGWTFESFGERTALTSPQARLSYAELDRRCGQLATLLRARGAGPERVVAIRLADGLDTAVAILAAWRAEAAFVYLDPALPSQRAAALLVEAAPEALLDDAPWWREALADAEVMPARPIPPQRLAALIYTSGSTGMPKGVLIEHGALANQVHWLRTALELTPADVVLQKYSFSFDAALSELLCGLAAGAEVVLARDQGRDADELVRLIQSHGVTLLDVFPSLLAVLLDHEGFAACTTLRRILVGGEALPAALAARLAQTLPAVQLINAYGPTEATITAAAAHLAPDASPLAAPPIGRPIAGNSAYVLDGAMQLVPPGLPGELYLGGAGLARGYLHDAALTARRFVPNPFGPGRLYASGDRARHRADGQLDYLGRADQQIKLRGYRIELGEIEAALLRHPGVRAAAATLLRCPTAADGQSALLQWRLEQLSPSEADFLYRFETDQDQIRSQTMWRNTPQFQLYLNFQQPGFAPAPQPAQRNWLLQRTLDETVADLTAIDAIARRCVAGSARPEMEGGWEASTAAWSARELLIDGQQVMQEWERPLMQALASAAAKSGGDIAEIGFGMGISATLLQECGVRAHTIVECHPEVLARLAQWRAQRPGAAITAVPSRWQDWIFEPGSFDGVLFDTYPTSEEEYSTEVAGSPTFAASFFPTAQRLLRPGGVFTYYSNEIDSLSRRHQRLLLEHFSSFSVTLVRGLRPPPDCQYWWADSMAVVTAVK
- a CDS encoding LysR family transcriptional regulator, with protein sequence MNTSSLAWNDYQVILAVARHGSLSKAAEALGSSHPTLFRRIRDIEAGLGATLFERSRQGYRPTAAAAELLALAEEFDQRLRDLERDAELGAAGRLTLTTTEVLIPRIVPPLLARCRRELPQVTINLTTGEGLAKMRQREADIALRSGGEPDGDLIGRVVCNIEVAIYAPVNWPSVSEENLHEQTWITVDESLGHLASSQWLQAQGLMRRAAVRCSSTLAVYRLLEEGLGVGILPCHLGDTSPHLRRVSPLLTEFRSQLWLLTPSQLRGVPRVSATVECLTAGLREMKDLFEGRRLAS